TGGTCCCGGCCGTGCGGCCGGCGGCGAGCAGCAGCTCGACCGCGTCGCCGATCGGCCCGAGGCTGTGCGCGGCCAGATCGCGCCACGTGGCCGCCTCCACGGCGGCGAACACGTCGCGCTTGACCCGGGCATAGGCGGCCACCCGGTCGAACCAGGCCGCGAGCGCGTCGAGCGGCGGGTGTCGCGCCAGCAGCCGCGGGGCGGCGGCGACCAGCTCGTCGACCTCCTGCCGGTAGACCTCGACCAACAGGTCCTCACGGGTCGGGAAGTGTCGGTACAGCGTGCCCTGCCCGATGCCGCACGCCTTGGCGACCGCGTTGAGCTTCAGCTCGCCGGGCTCGCGCACCAACTCCCGGGCCGCCGTCACGATGCGGCCCCGGTTGAGCTGCGCGTCGGCCCGTCGCGGAACGCCGCTCCGAGCGGAAGCGGACACGTGTCCGCTAGGCTTGTCGGGGTAACCGGACATGTGTCCACCCTAACCGAGGAGAACGCCATGACCATTCCCGGCAAGGTCGTCGCCATCACCGGCGCCAGCAGCGGCATCGGCGAGGCGACCGCTCGTCACCTCGCCGCGCTCGGCGCGACGGTCGTGCTGGGCGCCCGCCGCACCGAGCGGCTGGACCGCCTGGTCGACGAGATCACCGCCGCCGGCGGCACCGCCGCCGCGGTCCGCGTCGACGTCACCGAACCCGACGACCTCGCGTCGCTCGTCGACACCGCCGTCGCGGGGTACGGCCGTCTCGACGTCCTGGTCGGCAACGCCGGAATCGCCCGACTCGGCCCGGTGGCCGACCTCGACGTCGCGGGCTGGTCCGAGATGATCGACGTGAACGTCAGGGGCGTCCTGCACGGCATCGCCGCTGCCCTGCCGACGTTCCGCCGGCAGGGCAGCGGACACCTGGTCACCGTCGTGTCGACCTCCGGGCTCAAGATCACACCCACCCAGGCGGTGTACGCCGGGACGAAGAACGCGGTCCGCACCCTGCTCGAGGCGCTGCGGCAGGAGAGCACCGACGGCGTCCTCCGCACCACGTCGATCTCCCCCGGTTACGTGCGTACCGAGCTGATCGACAACGCCGCGGCCGACCCGGTGGCGCGCGAGCAGGCCCGGCAACACATGGCCGACCTCGGCATCGACCCGACGGCGGTCGCCCGGGCGATCGCCTTCGCGATCGACCAACCGGACGACGTCGAGATCGGCGACCTGACCATCCGGCCCACCCGCCAGGGATAACCCGATCGCCTGCTGTTTCAACCAATCGGTTTACACGATGGGTGAACGGGTGTAGGTTCGTTTCAACCAGACGGTTTCAAGACTGGGGAGGCGCCGATGCAGGCGGACACGCTGTCGCGGGTCTTCGCGGCACTTGCCGACCCGACCAGGCGCGACATCGTGGCACGACTCACCGCGGGCGACGCGACAGCGAACCAGCTCGCCGAGCCGTACCCGATGACACTCCAGGCGGTCTACAAGCACCTCAGGGTGCTGGAGGAGGCCGGGGTGGTGAGCCGACCGGCGGGGCCGCAGCCCCGGTCGGTGCGGCTGGAAGCGGAGGTCTTCGACCTGATGGACAAGTGGATCGAGCGCTACCGCCGCCAGGCCGAGGAGCGCTACCGCCGGCTGGACGCCGTGCTGGCGGAGATGGACCAGGACCAGACCGACCAGACCGAGAGGGGAAGCGCGGCATGAGCGCCATCGCCGGAACCACCATCGAGGCCGACCCGAAGGTGCCGATCATCCGGATGTCCCGGGAGTTCACGGCCACGCCGGAGCAGCTGTTCCGCGCACACACCGATCCACTGCTGTTCGCGCGCTGGGTCGGCCCCGACGGGATGGACACCACCATCGAGGAGTGGGACGCCCGCTCCGGCGGCGCCTGGCGCTACGTGTCCACCCGCGACGGGCAGCGGTACGCGTTCCGCGGCTGCTTCCACGACGTACGCCCGGACCGGATCGTCCAGACGTTCACCTTCGAGGGACAACCCGACGGCGTGGCGCTGGAGACGCTGTGGTTCGAGCCCCTCGACGACGGGCGCACACTCCTGCGCGCGCAGTCCCTCGTGGACAGCTTCGAGGCCCGCGACGCCTGGCTCGCCAGCGGCATGGAGGTCGGGGTCGACGAGGGCTACGCCAAGATCGACGGGATGCTCGCCGATGGCACTCTCTGACCGGCCCGCCGAGCGACACCGACAGATCAGCCACGGCTTCACCGACCGGGTCCGGGGCACCCGGTCGTGGGACGCGCCCGCGCCGGTCGCCGGCTGGACCGCCCGCGACGTGGTACGCCACCTGGTCGAATGGCTGCCGCCGTTCCTGGCCGCCGGCGCCGGCATCCAACTCCCCGCCGGGCCGTCGGTCGACGACGATCCGGTCGGCGCGTGGCAGACCCACACCGACGCCGTGCAGTCCCTGCTCAACGACCCGGCCACGGCCGACCGCCGCCTGTCGAACCCGCACCTCGGCGAACTGCCGCTGGACCGTGCGATCGACCAGTTCTACACCACCGACGTGTTCATGCACACCTGGGACCTGGCCCGCGCCACCGGCCAGGACGACCGCCTCGACCAGGACTTCTGTGCGCAACTGCTCGCCGGGATGGAGCCGATGGAGGAGATCATCCGCTCGTCCGGGCAATATGGCCCGCGCGTGCCGGTGAAGGAGGACAGCGACCCGCAGACCAGGCTGCTGGGCTTCATCGGCCGCGACCCGGAGTGGACCCCCTGATCCTCTCCGTCCCCCGCAATTCCTCGATCACGAAGGCGGTGCTACGCCTGGATCACGGACCACCGGGTCCTCCGACGGCCGCTCACAACAGGCGGTGCCGGCGGGTGTAGGCCGGGAACTCCGCGCCCGAACAGGGCAGGCGAGCATTCGTCGCCCGCAGGGCGTCGATCAGGTTGCCCGCGCCGGTCTCCGTCTGCTTGCCGCTCCGGCAAGCAGCAGCGAGAAGCCAGATCGTGCCATGGACCTCTGCGCCGAAAGAACGGGCAACCTTGCTGGCCTGCCGATCATCCGTGATCGCGATACCTCTCCGCAGCTCAGCGGCGGCCAGAACAGAAGCTTCGCCGAGGTTACGCTCCCCGACGCCAAGTCTTCTGGCCCAGGCGGCGAAGCACCTGACCTCATCAAGCGTGTCCAACTGCGCCCGTTTCAGCCAGTCCACCTCGCAGGCGGCCAGCAGTTCCGGTCGAATCGCGGCTCCGGCCCGCAGTTCCTCCGTGACCACCTGCGTCGTCCAGCAGTCGGCGTCGACGAGCAGGTCTTGTAGAACGTCCAGCCGGTCAGCAAGAGTGAAGTGGGACAGCAGCATCGTGTCGAGTACGAGGACCGACCCCGGCGGCATCGAATGATGACTCACGGAGCCGTCTCCAGGTCATCCTCCTCGGGCAAATCCGCATCGGTCAGCTCGCCGTACATCAACTCGATCGCCCTGGCTCTCGTGATCCTGCTGGCCCGCCATGCCTCGATGACCGCCTGCGCATAGCCCGGCGGCACCCGCACCGAAGCCAGGTCCGGCTGGGGTGCCCACCCCAGGGCCTCCATGAACTCCGCCCGCGTGGGCCGAGGGAAGCTCCACGCCTGACGTGTCGGGGCGTCGATCACCCCGGCCCGCTCAGCCTGCCGTAGAGCCAGCACCCAGGAGGTGCGGTATCGAGCGGCGTAGGAGATCAGCCACTCCCGACTCGCCCGCCCTCCGTTCACGACCCCGGTCATCGCATCGACCGGTAGCAGCAATTCCGCGGCGAATGCGTCGATCACCCCTTCGCGCTCCGCGCGGGAGGTACTGACTCCCAGGTCACTGGAGTATTCGTCGCCGACGACCAGGTGGCCCAGCTCATGTGCGGCGGTAGCTCGGCGACGGCCAGGGTCACCCTCTGTGCTCACCACCGCGACAGCCAGATCTCCCTCGACGAGGGACGCACCATCGCCCGGCAGGTCTGTCACCAGCACCCACTGCCCTGCGCGCTCACAAAGATCTATCACGCTCCCGACCGGCTCGTTCCCGAGATCGGTCTGCTGTCGCAACCATCGGGCCGCTTGTCTCGCGTCATCCTCGGATGCCACCGTGCCCCGGTATCTCAGCAGCGGCGCTGACCGCAGAGTGCCGAGTTCGACGAGTTGCTGCACATTCCGCAGCCACTCGACCAAGGCGATTTCCAGACGCTCGGAGGACCGCGCGGCCACCGTATCGGTCTCTTCGGTCAGCATCGCGGCCCGACGGGACAGCACCGCCGGCCGCGGCTCGATCAGGTACTCCATCGACACTCTGAGCGCACGGGACAGACGCGCCAGTTCGACCCCGTCGAGGCGTCTGTTTCCTGCCTCAACCTTGGCCAACATGGTTCGGTCGAGCCCCACGCCGTCAGCGAGGTCCTGCTGGGACATGCCTACTGACAGACGCGCCTGCCGCACCTGCTCGCCTATACGGCGCCAATCCTGCTGCTCCCCGGCCATGGTGCGATAATCGCACAAGCCGAGCCCGGAGTGGACCCACACAGGGTATGAGTTCACGATCAAGGGCAGCAGGCCACCGGCGCCAAAATGCACGAAAGGCCCCGTCCCGGCGTCAACCACCAGGACAGGGCCTTGCTCGTTGGTGCGCCGCCAGGGACTCGAACCCCGAAACCGCGGATTAAGAGCATGATCTTGGTCGAGTCACCGGTCCAACCAGGTCGCCTGAATCCATCTGTTCGCGGCCAGCGGACTAACCGGCCGAGCCGGCGTCCCAGTCAGTCCACCCAGCAACGGGCCCGTCCACGGCGCCCGAGCACCCGTCGAGCACCCTGGAGACATCTCGGCCGCCCGAGGAATGCCGCTGGGCCGGATTCCATGCCGATCGACGCCTCCCGTTGGGCGGCCGGATACCTGCCTTGGATGACGGGGGGCGGCTCAAGCCCCGGAGTTCGGCGTTCAACCCATTGATCAGTCCACGCGGCATCGATCCGGAAGCTGGCACGCCGGGCAAACACCGGACACGGGCGGCATCCCATCGGGCACAGCCGCGAGGGGGTCCCGCATGGCATCCGACGGAGTGACGAGCACTTCGACGGGTCCCGCGAAGACCGTGACAGCGCCGGTCGTGTCGTCGTGGCGGACCGCCGCGGTGGCAGTCTCGGCGTGGAGGGTCACGGTCACACGTACCGCCGCCGCTCGGGCCGTGATGACCGGACCGGCCGCCGTCGCTACCGCTACCGGGCGGCCCGGGCTGGGGCCGGGAGCGGGTGATGTCCAGCTACCTTCTGGTCTCGGTTTCTCCGGACTTACTTCAGGGTCTTGGGCGTGTCCCTGAATGATGAAGAACCCCAGGTCGGCGTTGGTCGTCTTGCCCAGGAATTCCTGCAACGCCGTGCGGTATGGCTCAAATGGCCACCGATGCTTCCCACGTTCGAGCCTGCCGATGTAGCGGGCGTCCACGGCGCTGCGGCATCCCGTGTGAGCGTGGGCATAGGCGTTGACCGCGTCGGCCAACTCCTGCCGGGACATCGGCCGCCCCGACCCCGACGGAGACCGCAACGCCAGCCGCGCTGCGCGAAGCAAGTGGTTAGGCCCCGGTTGATAGGCCACGAAGTTCTCTCCCGGTTCAATTCGTCTGCCGCCTAGATGGCATCCCGCAGGAGGTGGTACGCGGTGACGCGGACGAGGGCCTCTCGGGTGGTGCGGCAGTAGCGGGTCTCGCGGGGTGGTGAAGGTGCGGTGCTCGAAGTAGCGGTTGCCGGCAGAGGCGGGCAGCCGACGGACCGGGCGCCACCGGTCTTCCTTCGATAAGGGGCTATGCGCCAAGGGCGAGCCCGTAGGGTCGATCGCGTGGCCGAGACGCAGACCGAACCTGACATCTCCTACATCGCCAGCGTGACGCGGGTCCGTGCGGCGGCCGGCGTGATCCTCCGCGACCAAGCCGGTCGGGTGCTGGTGGTCCACCCGACGTACAAAGACGTATGGGAAGTTCCCGGCGGAACGGTGGAGCCGGACGAGTCTCCGGCGGACGCCTGCACGCGCGAGATCCGGGAAGAGTTGGGCCTCTCGGTGCCTGTAGGAGCGCTGCTGTGCGTCGACTGGGTGCCGGCGAGGCCGCCATGGGACGGCGGGCTCATGTTCGTGTTCGACGGCGGGGTGGTGACAGCGGACCAGATTGCAACGATGCGGCTGTGTCCGGAGGAGCTCGACCGATTCGAGTTCGTCGAGCCGGAGCGCTTGGGCGAGGTGCTGATCCCTAGATTGGCTCGGCGGGTTGTCGCGGCGCTCGCCGCGATCGGGCGTGGCGGTGTCTACCTTGAGGATGGAGTCGCGACCTCAAATAGATAGTCGGGCTGAGCGTGTGGACGACGCGGTGTGCGTAGCAGGTCAGGCGTGGCGGAGCTATCGGTTGCCGACGAGGTCAGGATGGCCTCGACGGCGTCGATGGTCGCGGTGGCCTGCCGCACGACCTCTCCGCCGAGGACGGCATCACGGAGGACTTCGTGCTCGCTCAGCAAGCCCTGTCGTCAGAACTCCTCGCGGGTGATGTCGGCGCCGAGGGCGGTGAACCGGCTGGTCAGGTCCGCGTGGCCTCGGTCGATCACGGTGCCGTTGCCGATGACGGTTTCGCCGTCGGCGACAAGTCCTGCCAGTACGAGCCCGATGCCGGTCCGCAGGTCTCGGGCGATGACCTCGGCACCGCGCAGTGGCTTGCCACCGCGTACCACGGCCTTCTCGCCGTCGACGGTGAGGTCCGCGCCGAGCTTGGTCAGCTCACCAGCGAGGGCGTATCGGGCGTCGTGGATGCGCTCACGGAACTAGCTTGTTCCGGGCGTTTGGGTGGCGAGGGCCATCAGCGGGGGCTGCAGATCGGTGGCGAACCCGGGGTGGGTGTCGGTGATGACGTTGATGGGGTGCAGTTGACCGGGTCGGGTGACGTTGGTGACTGCCCCGGCGGTGCCGAGTTCGATGCCCATCTGGTGGAGCTTGTGCGCGGCGACTCCGAAGTGATCCAGCACGGTGCCACCGACGAGGTTGATCGCGCCACCGGTGATGGCAGCCGCGATGGCCAGCACGCCGGCGTCCATGCGGTCCGGCATGATCGTGTATTCGACCGCGTTGAGTTCGCCGACCCCGTTGACGACGATGCGGCCGGTTCCCGCGCCGCTGATCTGGGCGCCCATGGCCGTGAGCATCGCGACTACGTCGAGGACTTCGGGTTCCAGCGCGGCGTTCTCGATGACAGTCCGGCCGGGCGTCAGGGCCGCGGCCATGATGAGGGTCTCGGTGCCGGTGTGCGAGGGCGTGTCGAGGTAAAGGTCGGCGCCGCGCAGGTTGCCGGCCTTAATGCTGATTGTGGTGCCGTGTTCCTCGATGTGCCCGCCGAGGCGGGCGAGTCCTCGGTAGTGGAAGTCAAGCCCTCGGGTGCCGAGGGCGCAGCCGCCGGCACCCTCGAAGATCACCTCGCCTCGGCGGTGCAGCACCGGGGCGAGGAACAACACGCTGCCCCGGAACAGGCGGGTGAGATCGGCTGGCAGCCGTGAGCTGGTGATCTCGGTGGCGTCGATGACGAGCAGTCGATCGCTCGGGTGGTACTCGACCTGAGCGCCGAGAAGTCGGGCGAGGTCGACGGCGAGCTGGACGTCGGTGATCGCGGGGACGTTGCGCAGCACCGTCTGACCACGTCGGGCGAGCAACGCGGCACCGATCATGGGAAGGGCCGCGTTCTTGGCCCCCTGAACGACGACGGTGCCGTTGAGAGGCCCGGCGGGGCGGACACGATAGCGAACTTCGGTCATGTGACGTTCCTTCAGCAGAGGTTTGGGGTGGTTGAGCAAGCGCGTGCGGGACAGTCGCCGGGTGGTCGGCGGTCACGTAGCCAGGGACAAGCCGGTCGGTCCTCGGCGGTACTGCTGTCCGCAGGTGGGGCAGATGAGGTTGTCGTCGAGGCGGTGGCCGCATCTGCAGGCCCAGCCGAGTTGCCGGGCTGGATTGCCCATGACGAGTCCGTGGTCCGGCACATCGTGTCCTACGACGGAGCCGATGCCGACCATGGCGTACTGGCCGATGGTGACGCCTGGGGCGATGACCGCGTTGGCGCCGATGGTGGCGCCGTAGCGGATCGTCACCGGTTCCCGCCGCCAGTCGTCGCGGCCTTTCAGGTTGCCGGCGGGGTTGATGGCTCGGGGTGCCGGGTCCTCCAGCAGGTAGACGCCGGGGGCGAGCATCGCACCGTCTTCGATGGTGGCTCCGAACACCCCGCATCCGTCCTGGATCTTGACCCGGTTGCCGATGACCGCTGCCGAGGCCACATGAACGCCCTTGCCGAGTACGCAGTCCTCGCCGATCCGGACGTCCCCGTCGACCTGCGCGTGGTGCCAGATCCTGGTTCGTGCGCCGACGTGAGCTGCGTCGGCGACCTCGGCTGACTCGACGATGAAGGGCGCGTCCGACGTGCGCTCGGCTGTCGGTGCTGGCGTCTTGGTCATGCCGAACGCTCCGCAGGTCTCAGCAGCCGTTCCAGGTCGTCCAGGGTCCGGACGCTGATCAGCTCGTCGTCGGATAGGGGACGACCGGTTCGTCCCTCCAGCAGCACCGCGAGCGTGAGCCGGTCGAGCGAGTCCAGACCGAGTTCGGACAGCCGCGTAGAGGCGGTAATGGTGTTGATGGGCCAGCCGCTGATCTCTGCGAGGACCTGTTGGGCCACGGTCTGTTGACCCAGAGCGTGCATGCTCATCGGATCCGCC
The genomic region above belongs to Micromonospora sp. WMMD1128 and contains:
- a CDS encoding acyltransferase, with translation MTKTPAPTAERTSDAPFIVESAEVADAAHVGARTRIWHHAQVDGDVRIGEDCVLGKGVHVASAAVIGNRVKIQDGCGVFGATIEDGAMLAPGVYLLEDPAPRAINPAGNLKGRDDWRREPVTIRYGATIGANAVIAPGVTIGQYAMVGIGSVVGHDVPDHGLVMGNPARQLGWACRCGHRLDDNLICPTCGQQYRRGPTGLSLAT
- a CDS encoding SDR family oxidoreductase, which translates into the protein MTIPGKVVAITGASSGIGEATARHLAALGATVVLGARRTERLDRLVDEITAAGGTAAAVRVDVTEPDDLASLVDTAVAGYGRLDVLVGNAGIARLGPVADLDVAGWSEMIDVNVRGVLHGIAAALPTFRRQGSGHLVTVVSTSGLKITPTQAVYAGTKNAVRTLLEALRQESTDGVLRTTSISPGYVRTELIDNAAADPVAREQARQHMADLGIDPTAVARAIAFAIDQPDDVEIGDLTIRPTRQG
- a CDS encoding NUDIX hydrolase; its protein translation is MAETQTEPDISYIASVTRVRAAAGVILRDQAGRVLVVHPTYKDVWEVPGGTVEPDESPADACTREIREELGLSVPVGALLCVDWVPARPPWDGGLMFVFDGGVVTADQIATMRLCPEELDRFEFVEPERLGEVLIPRLARRVVAALAAIGRGGVYLEDGVATSNR
- a CDS encoding TIGR03086 family metal-binding protein, whose product is MALSDRPAERHRQISHGFTDRVRGTRSWDAPAPVAGWTARDVVRHLVEWLPPFLAAGAGIQLPAGPSVDDDPVGAWQTHTDAVQSLLNDPATADRRLSNPHLGELPLDRAIDQFYTTDVFMHTWDLARATGQDDRLDQDFCAQLLAGMEPMEEIIRSSGQYGPRVPVKEDSDPQTRLLGFIGRDPEWTP
- a CDS encoding metalloregulator ArsR/SmtB family transcription factor → MQADTLSRVFAALADPTRRDIVARLTAGDATANQLAEPYPMTLQAVYKHLRVLEEAGVVSRPAGPQPRSVRLEAEVFDLMDKWIERYRRQAEERYRRLDAVLAEMDQDQTDQTERGSAA
- a CDS encoding SRPBCC family protein — translated: MSAIAGTTIEADPKVPIIRMSREFTATPEQLFRAHTDPLLFARWVGPDGMDTTIEEWDARSGGAWRYVSTRDGQRYAFRGCFHDVRPDRIVQTFTFEGQPDGVALETLWFEPLDDGRTLLRAQSLVDSFEARDAWLASGMEVGVDEGYAKIDGMLADGTL
- a CDS encoding TetR/AcrR family transcriptional regulator, with the protein product MSASARSGVPRRADAQLNRGRIVTAARELVREPGELKLNAVAKACGIGQGTLYRHFPTREDLLVEVYRQEVDELVAAAPRLLARHPPLDALAAWFDRVAAYARVKRDVFAAVEAATWRDLAAHSLGPIGDAVELLLAAGRTAGTIRADAEAPDVIVLISWLSRLDDAELDARGSRLLAILVDGLRAPGTGQPRRFGSNSSS
- a CDS encoding acyl carrier protein, whose protein sequence is MSMHALGQQTVAQQVLAEISGWPINTITASTRLSELGLDSLDRLTLAVLLEGRTGRPLSDDELISVRTLDDLERLLRPAERSA
- a CDS encoding XRE family transcriptional regulator, producing MAGEQQDWRRIGEQVRQARLSVGMSQQDLADGVGLDRTMLAKVEAGNRRLDGVELARLSRALRVSMEYLIEPRPAVLSRRAAMLTEETDTVAARSSERLEIALVEWLRNVQQLVELGTLRSAPLLRYRGTVASEDDARQAARWLRQQTDLGNEPVGSVIDLCERAGQWVLVTDLPGDGASLVEGDLAVAVVSTEGDPGRRRATAAHELGHLVVGDEYSSDLGVSTSRAEREGVIDAFAAELLLPVDAMTGVVNGGRASREWLISYAARYRTSWVLALRQAERAGVIDAPTRQAWSFPRPTRAEFMEALGWAPQPDLASVRVPPGYAQAVIEAWRASRITRARAIELMYGELTDADLPEEDDLETAP